A single Triticum dicoccoides isolate Atlit2015 ecotype Zavitan chromosome 2A, WEW_v2.0, whole genome shotgun sequence DNA region contains:
- the LOC119355485 gene encoding probable aldo-keto reductase 3, which translates to MAAAPVVVPRMKLGSQGLEVSAQGLGCMGMSAAYGERKPDQDMIALLRNAVAAGVTFLDTSDIYGPHTNELLLGKALQGGAREKVQLAMKFGITPAREVRGDPAYVRAACEGSLARLGFECIDLYYQHRIDKNVPVEITMGEIKKLVQEGKVKYVGLSEASASTIRRAHAVHPITAVQLEWSLWSRDVEEDIIPTCREVGIGIVAYSPLGRGFLSTGPKLLDTLPENDFRKNLPRFQPENMEKNAAIFERVSKMAARKGCTSSQLALAWVHHQGSDVCPIPGTTKVENLKQNVRALSVELMAEEMVELESYAAMDAVQGDRYHITFLNTWKDSGTPPLSSWKAT; encoded by the exons ATGGCTGCTGCTCCGGTGGTTGTGCCGCGCATGAAGCTGGGCTCGCAGGGGCTGGAGGTCTCGGCGCAGGGCCTCGGCTGCATGGGCATGTCCGCGGCCTACGGCGAGCGCAAGCCCGACCAGGACATGATCGCGCTCCTCCgcaacgccgtcgccgccggcgTCACCTTCCTGGACACCTCCGACATCTACGGCCCCCACACCAACGAGCTCTTGCTCGGGAAG GCGCTGCAGGGAGGGGCGAGGGAGAAGGTCCAGTTGGCCATGAAATTCGGCATCACGCCGGCCCGGGAGGTCCGCGGCGACCCGGCGTACGTGCGGGCGGCGTGCGAGGgcagcctcgctcggctcggcttcgaatGCATCGACCTCTACTACCAGCACCGCATTGACAAGAATGTTCCCGTCGAGATCACG ATGGGTGAGATCAAGAAACTAGTCCAAGAAGGAAAGGTGAAATACGTCGGGTTGTCGGAAGCCTCGGCGTCGACAATCAGAAGGGCACATGCAGTTCATCCGATCACTGCCGTTCAGCTGGAGTGGTCTTTGTGGTCAAGAGATGTTGAAGAAGATATAATACCAACTTGCAG AGAAGTTGGCATTGGAATTGTTGCGTACAGTCCACTAGGCAGAGGTTTTCTATCCACTGGACCAAAACTGTTGGACACATTACCAGAGAACGATTTCCGCAAG AATCTCCCAAGATTTCAACCCGAGAACATGGAGAAGAACGCGGCGATATTCGAGCGCGTGAGCAAGATGGCTGCGAGGAAGGGTTGCACGTCGTCCCAGCTCGCGTTGGCTTGGGTTCACCATCAGGGAAGCGATGTGTGTCCTATACCTGGCACAACGAAAGTTGAGAATCTCAAGCAGAACGTGAGAGCGCTTTCTGTGGAGCTCATGGCTGAGGAGATGGTTGAGCTCGAGTCCTATGCCGCCATGGATGCGGTCCAAGGTGATCGCTACCACATCACGTTCCTCAACACCTGGAAGGACTCCGGGACTCCTCCCCTGTCATCCTGGAAAGCCACTTAA
- the LOC119355484 gene encoding probable aldo-keto reductase 3, with translation MAAAPVVVPRMKLGSQGLEVSAQGLGCMGMSAAYGERKPDQDMIALLRHAVAAGVTFLDTSDIYGPHTNELLLGKALQGGVREQVQLATKFGITATWEVHGDPAYVRAACEGSLARLGVDCIDLYYQHRIDKNVPVEITMGEIKKLVQEGKVKYVGLSEASASTIRRAHAVHPITAVQLEWSLWSRDVEEDIIPTCRELGIGIVAYSPLGRGFLSSGPKLVDTLPEDDFRKNLPRFQPENMKKNAEIFERVSEMAARKGCTSSQLALAWVHHQGSDVCPIPGTTKVENFNQNLRALSVELTAEEMAELESYAAMDAVQGDRYHNTFLNTWKDSETPSLSSWKAT, from the exons ATGGCTGCTGCTCCGGTGGTTGTGCCGCGCATGAAGCTGGGCTCGCAGGGGCTGGAGGTCTCGGCGCAGGGCCTCGGCTGCATGGGCATGTCCGCGGCCTACGGCGAGCGCAAGCCCGACCAGGACATGATCGCGCTCCTCCGCCACGCCGTCGCCGCCGGCGTCACCTTCCTCGACACCTCCGACATCTACGGCCCCCACACCAACGAGCTCTTACTCGGCAAG GCGCTGCAGGGAGGGGTGAGGGAGCAGGTCCAATTGGCCACGAAATTTGGCATCACGGCCACCTGGGAGGTCCACGGCGACCCGGCCTACGTGCGGGCGGCGTGCGAGGGCAGCCTCGCCCGGCTCGGCGTCGACTGCATCGACCTCTACTACCAGCACCGCATCGACAAGAATGTCCCCGTGGAGATCACG ATGGGTGAGATCAAGAAGTTAGTCCAAGAAGGAAAAGTGAAATACGTCGGGTTGTCGGAGGCCTCGGCGTCGACAATAAGAAGGGCACACGCAGTTCATCCCATCACCGCCGTTCAGCTGGAGTGGTCTTTGTGGTCAAGAGATGTCGAAGAAGATATAATCCCAACTTGCAG AGAACTTGGCATTGGAATTGTAGCTTACAGTCCACTAGGCAGAGGTTTTCTATCCAGTGGACCTAAACTAGTGGACACATTACCAGAAGACGATTTCCGCAAG AATCTCCCAAGATTTCAACCCGAGAACATGAAGAAGAATGCAGAGATATTCGAGCGCGTGAGCGAGATGGCTGCGAGGAAGGGTTGCACGTCGTCTCAGCTCGCGCTGGCTTGGGTTCACCACCAGGGAAGCGAtgtgtgccccatacccggcacgaCGAAAGTTGAGAATTTCAACCAGAACCTGAGAGCATTGTCTGTTGAGCTCACGGCTGAGGAGATGGCTGAGCTCGAGTCCTACGCTGCCATGGATGCGGTCCAAGGTGATCGGTACCACAACACGTTCCTCAACACCTGGAAGGACTCCGAGACCCCTTCCCTGTCATCCTGGAAAGCCACTTAG